The segment CAAGATGTTTTTAATGAGTCGTTGGCCAAATGGTAAATTCATAAGATGAACTTAACAGATTACACATATTTACTCAACAAACCTGAAGCTATAAATGACAGGTACGCTGAAACATTGGACAATGTTTTGACTGCGTTTCCTTATTTTCAAAGTGCCCGTGTGTTGAAGTTAAAACATCTGTATAATCAGGACAGTTTTAATTATAATTACGCTCTGAAAGTTTCTGCTGCTTATACTACGGACAGAAGTATTTTATTCGATTTTATCACTTCCGATTCTTTTGTATCTGTACAAAAAGGCTTGTACGAAAAGAAGTTGGAAGAACTAATGAACATGAGTGTCATTGGAAGCGAACATATCATTGTAGAAGCCAATCAGCCTATTGTTGATGCTTTAGAACAATCTATTTTAACTTCTATCAAAGAAGCTACGGCCACAGAAGAACAAAAAGCAGAAGAAAAATTAGCTATCGGAAAACCATTAGAGTTTTCTAAAAACGAGAAACATTCGTTTCAGGAATGGTTGCAATTATCACGATTAAAACCAATTGTCAGAGAAGACTCGAGCGATAGCGAACAGACGCAGCAAATTAAATCTTCATTTGCTGATGACAAGAAGAAAAAATTAGATTTAATCGACAAATTCATCGAGAACAATCCGAAGATAACTCCAATAGCAAAAGACGCTACAGTTCCGGTAATAGAAGTCATTCCGGAAGATACTTCCCACTTGATGACCGAGACTTTAGCCCGAGTATATTTAGAACAAAAAAAATATTCAAAAGCAATTCAAGCCTATGAAATATTAATTTTGAAATATCCGGAAAAAAGTAGTTTCTTTGCAAACCGAATTTCGGATATTAAAATTTTACAACAAAATAATAATTAAGTAATGAGCACATTTTCAATCTTTTTAGTATTAATAACAATAGTTTGTTTTTTATTGATCATAGTAGTTATGGTACAAAACCCTAAAGGCGGCGGTTTATCATCTTCATTAGGTGGTTCAACACAAATGGGTGGTGTTCAAAAAACAACTGACTTTTTAGATAAAAGTACTTGGACATTAGCAACTATATTAATTGTTTTGATATTATTATCAAGCTTAAGTTTCACAGGAAGCACAAGTGATGCTAATTCAAAAATCATTGATGATACAGAAGCTGCTGCTCCAAAAACAGCAACTCCGGCTCCGGCTAAACCAGTTGAGACTCCAAAAAAATAATTTGCATTCAAAAAATATAATGCCAGCACTGACATGCTGGCATTTTTTTTAGAAAAAATGCCGCTTGGCACAATTTCTGACTAGCGGTAACCAACATTAAAATAACATAAAAACATAATTATGGCATTAAATATCAAACCTCTTTCAGACAGAGTTATCATTGAACCTGCAGCCGCTGAAACGCAAACAGCTTCCGGAATCATTATTCCTGATACGGCAAAAGAAAAACCGCAAAAAGGAACTGTTGTAGCTGTTGGAAACGGTAAAAAAGACGAACCTTTAACAGTTAAAGTTGGCGATGTTGTTCTTTATGGAAAATATGCCGGAACTGATTTAAAGTTCAATGGAAAAGATTACCTAATCATGCGTGAGGATGACATCTTAGCAATTATATAATTCAAAAAAAACTAACATAAAATGGCAAAAGATATAAAATTCGATATTGAGGCTCGCGACGGTTTAAAACGTGGTGTTGATGCTTTAGCAAATGCAGTAAAAGTAACTCTTGGACCAAAAGGTCGTAATGTAATTATTGGAAAATCATTTGGAGGACCAACCGTTACCAAAGATGGTGTTACCGTTGCAAAAGAAATTGAATTGAAAGACGCATTAGAAAATATGGGTGCGCAAATGGTAAAAGAAGTAGCATCAAAAACCAATGATTTAGCTGGTGACGGAACTACGACTGCAACTGTTTTGGCTCAGGCTATCGTTAAAGAAGGTTTGAAAAACGTTGCTGCCGGCGCGAATCCAATGGATTTAAAGCGTGGAATTGATAAAGCAGTTGAAGCTATTGTGGCTGACCTTGCAAAACAAGCTCAGGTTGTTGGAAGTGATTCTGAAAAAATAAAACAAATTGCTTCTATTTCCGCAAATAATGATGAAGTTATTGGTGATTTGATTGCAACTGCTTTTGGAAAAGTAGGTAAAGAAGGTGTTATCACTGTCGAAGAAGCAAAAGGAACTGATACTTATGTTGATGTTGTGGAAGGAATGCAGTTTGACAGAGGTTATTTGTCTCCGTATTTTGTTACCAATCCAGAGAAAATGGAAGTAGAATTAGAAAGACCATACATTCTTTTATATGACAAAAAAGTATCTTCTCTAAAAGAGTTATTACCAATATTAGAACCAGTAGCACAATCCGGGAAACCATTATTAATTATTGCGGAAGATGTTGATGGCGAAGCGTTATCGACATTGGTGGTAAACAAATTACGTGGTGCATTGAAAATTGCTGCTGTAAAAGCTCCTGGTTTTGGTGACAGAAGAAAAGCAATGTTGGAAGATATTGCCATACTAACCGGAGGAACTGTCATTGCTGAAGAAAGTGGTTATACTTTAGAAAACACTACTTTAGAAATGTTGGGTACCGCTGAAAAAGTAACTATTGATAAAGACAATACAACTTTGGTAAATGGTGCCGGAACGGCTGACATGATTAAAAATCGTGTAAACCAAATCAAAGGTCAAATGGAGTCAACGACTTCTGACTATGATAAAGAAAAACTACAGGAACGTTTGGCTAAATTAGCTGGCGGTGTTGCTGTACTATATGTTGGTGCTGCTTCTGAAGTAGAAATGAAAGAGAAAAAAGATCGTGTAGACGATGCGCTTCATGCGACTCGCGCTGCGGTTGAAGAAGGAATTGTAGCTGGTGGTGGTGTTGCTTTATTAAGAGCAAAATCAGTTTTGGATAAGCTAAAAGCTGACAATGCTGATGAAGCTACAGGAATCCAAATTGTATCACGTGCTGTTGAAGCTCCGTTAAGAACTATTGTTGAGAATGCAGGATTAGAAGGTTCTGTTGTCGTTGCAAAAGTTTCGGAAGGGAAAGCCAATTTTGGTTACAACGCCAAAACAGACGAATATGTTGATATGCTAAAAGCCGGAATCATTGATCCTAAAAAAGTAACGCGTGTAGCCCTTGAAAATGCTGCCTCAGTTTCAGGAATGATTTTAACTACCGAATGTGCATTGGTGGAAATCAAAGAAGAAAATGCTGGTGGCGGAATGCCAATGGGCGGTGGAATGCCGGGAATGATGTAATTCACATTCTTTAGAATAAAAAAAAGCCTCAATTTCTTGAGGCTTTTTTTTATTCTTGCTTTGGTGTTTTCTTAATCATCTTCAGGAAAACCGGAAACGTAGAAACTAATATTATTCCGATAACGATTTTCTCAATGTGATGTTTTAAATCGATATCAAATTTCTCTAAAAACATTCCATATAAGTAATGCCCGGAGAAAATAAGAGTAAATGACCAAAGGAATGAGCTTACAATGTTGTAAAACATAAACTTCTTTTTATCCATAGTCACAATTCCGGCAACTATAGGCGCAAATGTTCTGACGATTGGTAAAAAACGCGCGAAGATTATCGCTTTTCCACCATATCTTTCAAAGAAATCTTTAGACTGAATCAGGTATTTTTTCTTGAACCAAAAGCTATCTTCTTTTTTATATAAATAATATCCGCTTCTTTCACCAAACCAATATCCCATCATATTTCCTAAGATTCCTGCAACAGCAACCAATACTGACAACAGTGTCACATTAGCAATATCTGATGGTATGACAGCAAAGTTCTCAACTAAATCCCGACTGTATATTCCTGCTAAAAAAAGTAAGCTATCACCAGGCAAAAAGAAACCGGCAAACAAACCTGTTTCGGCAAAAACAATAAACAACACAATCCACAAACCAACTTTTACACCACCAATAGACATGGTTATGTAAAATTCGGGATTTAGTAATTGCATCCAGTCAAAATCACTCATGGATTATAAAATTAAGTGGGTAAAAATTTCGAGCGTGAAAGTACTCCTTTTTTTTGGGATATTGCTATATTTTCACATATCGATAACTAATGCTTTTGCAAATCTAAATTTTGAAGTAACGATACCGAAACGGTATGATTCATTACATCATTACCAGAACTGGATGTAACAAACTGATTCATATAACCCAATTCTAATCGAATGTTGTTATTGTAATTCAATCCAAGTCCAATTAGAAACCTGTTTTGATCGATAACTTTTGAATTAATTTTATTGTCGCCTAAATTCAGAAAAACTTCATCCTGAACAACAGCATAAATTTCTTCGTTACTTGATCTTATATTTGCGATGTGAAATAAATTTCTATTCAAATAACGGAATCTGTTCTGATAATTCGTAGTGTTTTCAGTTGCTAATTGCTCAACCCATCGTTGCTCTAATCGAAATCTGTGAATGATCGTGTTCTTATTCTCATTCCATTTTTTATTGAACTGGTATTGTTGCCAAAACCTGTTTTCTCTGTAAAATTTATCCAACGAAGCACTATAAGTATTGACTAAAGCATAGCCGCCACTTATGTTTTTATATGGTGACAAATAATAGATCCCGCCTATTCTAAATAAATTTTGAAGATTTTGTTGCAGCTCATTGTCAAGCCTGAATTGCGCTTCAATATGATAACCCCATTTTTCAGAAACCTTATATTGCCCGGTGTAAGCAAACCAAACTCTTTGGTCCTCAACTGTTTTTTGAGCTAAACAATTGCTATAAATTAGCAATAACAAAACGATTCCTAGCTTTTTCAATTTCTTTTTTTGGTAAAAATAAGAATAAAAAAAACTCCTTAAAAATTAAGGAGTTTTTAAAATTATTTTCTTTCATATTTACAACAGCTATGAAGATTTTCATAAACCTCATCTGTTGCTTTAACATCTTCAGTATCATGACCAACTTTGGCAACGGCCTTTTTTACATCAAGTAATGAACATTTTTCTTCATTTATAATTACATGCAGCATATGGTCATCAATATGCCAATCGGCACTTTTCACACCTGCAACAGAAAATGCTGCTTTCTGAATTCGCTTTTTACATTGTTCGCAATTGCCATTTACTTCAAACTCATATTTGGCATTTTTGTTTTTATTGTCTTGTGCTTGTGTTGAAAATGCTACAAACAGTAACATCATTCCTAAAATTATATTTTTCATTTATGTTGAATTTAGTTCAACATCTTTCGATGCTGAAAGTTATTTTATTTTAAATCGCAATCCTGCGTAATACATCTGACCAAATACCGGCGCATATACAATTGAAGTGTCAAAATTTGGGCCAAACGGATTATCACTGCCTAAAATGGCTTTGTCCTGACGATAATTTCCAATATTTTCTCCACCAATATACATTTCAAAGGTACTCGAAAAAGTTCGGGTAATTTGCGCATTCATTACCGCAAAAGAAGGGGAAAACTCAGGCAATCTGTCTTGCTCCGGATTGCTAGCTGTGTTTGGCAATTGCTGTTTCCCCAACCAATTGGTAGTGAAATCGAATTTCCATTGCTTGCCTTTTTCAACGATGTGTGTTTCATATTCCAAATTCACAAAGAAACGATGCTTTGCCTGCAATGGTCTTTGAAAAGTTCCCGAAAGATAATCCGTCGAAATGTCATAATATTTATAAGCCGTTCTCAAATTCAAATGCTTGATGATTTCCAAATTGAAGTCAAGCTGCAAACTATTAGCATACGATTTACCTTTTAGGTTATAAAACAAAACCTGTTGCGGCGAATTCATAACATCTATAACTGCCTGGTTTTGAAAATCGGTTCTGTAGAAATCAACAGTTGTATCAGCATTCATTCCAAATAGTTTGAAATTTTGAGTAAAACTCAGACCGTAATTCCATGCAATTTCCGGATCTAAACCATACACTTTCCCATTCGTATCCAAAACAGAAAACGTCCTTGAGCTGGCAAATAAGTTTTGGTTTTCAGCAAATATATTCGCAGCACGTTTTCCTCTTCCGGCAGAAAATCGAATCACAGCTTTTTCCCAAGGATTGTATTTTACATGCAGTCTTGGTGTGAAAAATGCGCCTAACCTATTGTGATAATCCATTCGTCCGCCAAGAATATAGCTAAACTTATCGTCGTCGTCATAAGTATATTCAAAGAAAGCACCGACCGAATTATCGATTCTGCTTACATCTGAAAGATTTACAAACTCAGCATATTTATCATAGGTAAAGTTCAATCCTGTGGCAAATTTATTCTTTGTATTGCTGATAATCGAATTGAAAATCAGATTCGAATAATAGCTTTGCTGCTTGATATTGTATTGGTTCAAACCAAAATACGATTCCTGATTATGACTGGTAAAAGCATTTTGAAATCCGACACTTTGATACAGCATATCTTTCCAAACATATCCTATTTTTGATGAAAAATCCAGTCTTTCGGTATTGATTTCTGAACCCCAATAATTGGTTGTCAATCTATCTCTGTCAGCATCAAAATCGAGTTCTCCCGTTTGCTTTTCATCATTCATATAACGAAGATTCAAAAACGAAACCCAACCTGTATTCGGATTGGAATATTGCCAACGATTGGCGATGTTGAATTGTTTTCCCAATGGATTATCCAGAAAACCGTCTTCGTTCATATCGTTTTTGGCGACTCTTGCATTACCGTGTAAAAACAAACTCGTTGCCCAATAATCCGAGACTTTACGATTGAAATGAGTATTCAATTCAAAACGGGAATCGGTCGAACCATAAGCATTCAGAAAAAACGGAATATCTTTTAGAGGTTTGATTAATTCGGTATTGATTTGTCCCGAAATACTTTCGTAACCATTAACAACGCTTCCTGCACCTTTGTTGATTTGGATACTCTCCACCCAAGTTCCCGGCGTAAAAGACAAACCATACGCCTGAGAAGCGCCACGAACCGATGGAATATTTTCTTCGGTAATCATGATATAAGGACTTGTCAAACCCAACATTTTGATTTGTTTGGTTCCTGTCAAAGCATCCGAAAAATTGACATCGATGGATGGATTGGTTTCAAAGCTTTCGGCCAGATTACAACAAGCTGCTTTAAGCAATTCTTTACTTGTTACCAATGTCATATTGGCCGTTCCTGAAATTGATTTTTTTAGTCCTTTTTTACTGGCTTGAACGTTTACCGTTTTCAGAGTGTCTTTTTTGACATCTTCTTGTGAAAAAGTAACGGTAGAAACCAACAATGTAAGGAACAACATTGTATTTTTCATTTTTTAAATTTTAATATTCGTGATTAAGTGAGTACTTATCGAATACTAAAATCAGGCATAAAAAGTATATTGGCTGTATAAGAGATACAATGGCGGTGTATGCGCATCGCTGTAGTAAGTAAGATTATCTCTTTGTTTGAAGTTGTTTTTTGAAACAAAAATTGCAGGTTTCCAGTCATGTGTAACCGGAATAAAATCAGCGTCAAATGATACCGATTTTACGATAATCTGGTCTGATTTAATTTCAGCTTTAATAACTTTATCATTGCAGCATTCCGAATCTTCCTCAACAATTCCGCAGCATTCGTCTAGAGTTTGTTCAACGGCTGGAGCTGCATTTATAGTTATAGAAGCGATTTCATCATCACAATAATGTACATTGAAAGCTAATCCCAAATTGGAAACCAACAGGAGAGCTGTCAATAAAATACTAATGTGTTTTCTGAAAATCATGGGGCAAAGTTAGTAAAAACCATTGGGCAAAAACTTAAAATTAAATTAAAACTTTACAATTCAAACTCTTGTCCCATCAACGGAACAGCGCAATCAAAACCGTATTTTTCCTGAATTTTGATTCGCAACTCGTCTGCCGGTTGGTTTTCACCATGTACTAAAAAAACTTTTTTAGGTTTGTTTTTTAATTCTGATAACCAATTGAGCAAATCATTTTGGTCACCATGCGCTGACAATCCTTGTATTTCAAGAATTTTGGCCAAAACCGGATAATATTTCCCATGAATTTTTATTTCTGTTGCTCCTTCTAAAAGCTTTCTGCCACGCGTTCCTTCGCCTTGATAGCCAACCATAATTATTGCTGTTTCAGGCAATCCAATGTATTCTTCTAAATAACTCAAAACCCTTCCTCCGGTAACCATTCCGCTTGCTGCTATGACAACTTTTGGCCGTTTATCAAAAATTGTATCTATAGTTTCCTGATATTCTGTATTCATGGTGAATGTTTTGCACATTTCAACGCAATCATTTTCGGAAAGTTTATGCCAATTTTTATTATCTGTAAAAACATCCAAAACGTTTATTCCCATTGGAGTATCAATTACGTATGGAATATTTGGAATTCTATCTTCCTCTTTTAGCTTCCAAATCAAATACATAATGGTTTGGGCGCGTTCTACAGCGAAACTCGGAATAATAACAGTTCCACCATTTTGATACGTGTTGTTGATGTAGGTTTCTAACAGCAATTTGACGTCCTCATCAGGATGTATTCTATTACCATAAGTACTTTCTAAAAAAACATAATCCGCTTCTTTGGGTTTTACCGGCGAATACATCAGCACATCATTATCCCGACCAATATCTCCGGAAAAAACGAGCGTTTCCCCTTCTAATTTCAGCTCGATAGAACAAGCGCCAATGATGTGACCGGCGTTTCTAAAAACAGCTGATATTTCAGCATCAAGCGATACTTTCTGATTTGGTTTTATCACTCTAAATAATGGAAAAACTTCTTCGGTTTGCTCAATATTATACAACGGTTCTGCTTTTTCATGCTTGGAAAAATGCTCTTCGTTGGCTTTATTGGCTTCTTCTTCCTGAATTTTGGCGCTGTCTAACAAAATTAATTTGGTAACTGCCGCTGTTGGACTTGTGCAATATATTTTTCCTTCAAATCCTTGATTGACCAATCTTGGCAACCAACCGCAATGATCTAAATGGCCATGTGTAAGCAAAACAAAATCAATTGTGTTGGGCAAAATCGGTAATGGTTCCCAATTGAGTTCTCGTAATGGTTTTATCCCTTGAAATTGTCCGCAATCAATTAGGATTCTGAGTCCGTTACTTTCAATTAAAGTTTTTGAACCCGTTACTGTTCCTGCTCCTCCAAGAAATTTAATTTTCATATCACAAATATTTACACAGTTCTGACGCTTCTTTAGTCACGTTTTTTATTCTGATTGGACTAAGTCCGATTTTTTCAAGAACTTCAACTTTATCAATAATTTCCCTAGCCAAGATGATATCCGACACCAACAATTTATCTTTTTCGGCCAAAGTCAAAGTCGTTAAACAAGTAATCGGATACAATTGCTCATTATCAATTTTTTTTCGCAAACAAAATTTTGGTGGATAATCCCAACTCAATAATTTTAATCCGGAACAATTGGCAAAACTCATTGCATCGGTAGTAAATCGGTTATTGGTTGCAATCCAACAGCTTGAAATTTTATCGCTTTTGGAAAATATCGGATGGTTTCTGTCTTTCAAATCATTAAATCTGGAAAGTATATACATTGGGACTTTTACATCAGAATTGGTTTCGCTTCTTGGATGAAATTTGCATTCTATCATTTCGATATAATTGTTTTTTTTGATAACGACATCTATTTCGTGACTCACACATTTGCCTTGTAAAAAAAGATTGTTTTTTGTTGTATAGCCTTCAGAAATAAATAGCCGTGAAATGAATTTTTCAAAGAAAAAACCGGCTGGACCAAGCATTTGAATAGCAACTCTCAGATTATATCTCGCCGCATTGGAGTTAGAAGATTTTTTGAGTAAATTAAAAGCTAGTTTGTAGATTTTTTTGGTAGTAATACCTTCGTAAATTTGATTGTCGATAGCTTGCAGAATACCATCAACAACCAATATACTTGCACCCGATTTTAATAAAGAACTTTTAAGTTTGTCTCGATTAAACTCAACAACACTGCCAGAATGCTTTACTATTTTCATAAGACCCAAAATTAAATTTCAGCATATACTATACGAGTAAAGTTACGAAAAAATGCTTATTTTTTAATTTGCTTCTGATAATAAAATCCGGGAATGAAAAGCAAAATAAAAATCGGTTGAATCAAAAAACGTCTGATGTAAAAAAGCGTCATTTTGCTTTCTTCTCCAAAAGAAATAAGCGTAAAAATGAAACTAATCATCAAAACCGAACCCAAAATCATAAAAAGCAAGGCCGAAAATTTTACAATCTGCTTGTCTTTAAAAATCACATACAGCAGTAATAATGAAATCACTGAATTGAGATAGAACCTTATTCCCAAACTAAAAAACAATTTAAAAATGTTGATTTGTGGAAACGGCAAATGCGCGTATTCGTCTTTGAAATAATTTAAAAACGGATCGTAGAATAGCGTGTCTTCAAATACTCTGATTAAAATCAGAAGCAATATCAAAAACAATGACCAGCCTACTTTTTCTTTATTTCTTATCAACTTCTGTAGCATAGAACGAATATTTATTAATCCAAATTACCCATAACAAAAATACAACTCCATAAATCACTAATGGAAAAATTACACCGTGTAGTAAATGCTCATATTGAGGAAAATGATACAACGCAACGCACAAAAGCGCAATCCGAGCAATGTTCAAAACGTGAATCAAAAATATTCCGAAAACTATAAACAAAACCGTTTTCTTGAATTTTCCAGTGAATGCAATTACGAATGAGATGAATAAAATCATTACACTTAAAGCATTGCATCCTTCAATAATTCGGGAAATGTATTTGCCTTTATAAAACAATTTTACTGTCGGTTCCGTCTGATGCGGCATGGTGTAAGAATTGGAATCAATCCAGGACAAAACCGTTGCAGATTGATCGGCTACAGCTTGTGTAAAAAAATCCACATCAAAATCTTTGACATTATAACGACTTAGATAGCTTTGATAAATAAAGGTCAAAACCAAATAACTCAAGATAAATTTTCCAAGAAAAAGCAAGAAAGGTTTGTATTGCAGCAGCAGATTCTTCAAAATAGAATTTTTAACAAATTTATATAAAATAAAAAAAGTGCAGTCGTTACTTTTGCATAAAAAATTGAAAATGAATTTCGAAAACTTAAAACCACAAGTAATTGCATTACTTTCTGAAGCGAATGCTGAAAGAGATATCAAATTAAAAAACCTTTGCCAATTGCTTACTGACAATGTTGATTATTACAATTGGGTTGGATTTTATTTTGCCAATCATGAAAACAAAACGTTGCATCTAGGACCTTATGTTGGTGCTGAAACAGATCATATTGTCATTCCATTCGGAAAAGGAATTTGTGGGCAGGTAGCAGAATCAAACCAAAATTTTGTCGTTCCCGATGTTACTGCTCAGGATAATTATATTGCCTGCAGCTTTACCGTTAAGTCGGAAATTGTAGTACCGCTTTTTGTAAATGGAAAAAATATTGGGCAGATAGACATCGACAGTCACGTGATTGATCCTTTCACAGAAGCCGACGAACGGTTTTTAGAATTTGTAAATCAGGAAGTTGCCAAACTTTTTTAAGTTAAGGCTATCTTTTTATTTGCCTAATCGAAAAAGAAGATTATCTTTGCACACGAATTGAGAAAACCTCTATTCATACATAATAATCATTTAAATAAATATTGGAATGTATCTAAGTAAAGACACAAAAGCAGAAATCTTCGCTAAACACGGAGGAAAAGCAGAAAACACAGGATCTGCAGAAGGACAAATCGCATTGTTCACATTTAGAATCTCTCACTTAACTGAGCACTTGAAAAAAAATCGTCACGATTACAACACTGAGCGTTCGTTAGTACTTTTGGTAGGTAAAAGAAGAAGTCTTCTTGACTACTTGAAGAAAAAAGATATCAACAGATATCGTGAGATCATCAAAGAATTGAATATTAGAAAATAGTCAATAAAAAAGAGGTGCCCACGCGCCTCTTTTTATTTTTAGATTAAAAAGAAGAAAAGTTTCGGTTTTTCATTGGGTTACAAACAACTACTACAACAACTACAACACAACTAACCTAATTGTTTAAAAACGAATTAAATTTTATGATTCCAAAAGTAACCCAAGAAACAATCGATTTAGGTGATGGAAGAAGCATCACAATCGAAACAGGTAAATTAGCAAAACAGGCAGACGG is part of the Flavobacterium sangjuense genome and harbors:
- a CDS encoding tetratricopeptide repeat protein, whose product is MNLTDYTYLLNKPEAINDRYAETLDNVLTAFPYFQSARVLKLKHLYNQDSFNYNYALKVSAAYTTDRSILFDFITSDSFVSVQKGLYEKKLEELMNMSVIGSEHIIVEANQPIVDALEQSILTSIKEATATEEQKAEEKLAIGKPLEFSKNEKHSFQEWLQLSRLKPIVREDSSDSEQTQQIKSSFADDKKKKLDLIDKFIENNPKITPIAKDATVPVIEVIPEDTSHLMTETLARVYLEQKKYSKAIQAYEILILKYPEKSSFFANRISDIKILQQNNN
- the secG gene encoding preprotein translocase subunit SecG, which gives rise to MSTFSIFLVLITIVCFLLIIVVMVQNPKGGGLSSSLGGSTQMGGVQKTTDFLDKSTWTLATILIVLILLSSLSFTGSTSDANSKIIDDTEAAAPKTATPAPAKPVETPKK
- a CDS encoding co-chaperone GroES produces the protein MALNIKPLSDRVIIEPAAAETQTASGIIIPDTAKEKPQKGTVVAVGNGKKDEPLTVKVGDVVLYGKYAGTDLKFNGKDYLIMREDDILAII
- the groL gene encoding chaperonin GroEL (60 kDa chaperone family; promotes refolding of misfolded polypeptides especially under stressful conditions; forms two stacked rings of heptamers to form a barrel-shaped 14mer; ends can be capped by GroES; misfolded proteins enter the barrel where they are refolded when GroES binds) translates to MAKDIKFDIEARDGLKRGVDALANAVKVTLGPKGRNVIIGKSFGGPTVTKDGVTVAKEIELKDALENMGAQMVKEVASKTNDLAGDGTTTATVLAQAIVKEGLKNVAAGANPMDLKRGIDKAVEAIVADLAKQAQVVGSDSEKIKQIASISANNDEVIGDLIATAFGKVGKEGVITVEEAKGTDTYVDVVEGMQFDRGYLSPYFVTNPEKMEVELERPYILLYDKKVSSLKELLPILEPVAQSGKPLLIIAEDVDGEALSTLVVNKLRGALKIAAVKAPGFGDRRKAMLEDIAILTGGTVIAEESGYTLENTTLEMLGTAEKVTIDKDNTTLVNGAGTADMIKNRVNQIKGQMESTTSDYDKEKLQERLAKLAGGVAVLYVGAASEVEMKEKKDRVDDALHATRAAVEEGIVAGGGVALLRAKSVLDKLKADNADEATGIQIVSRAVEAPLRTIVENAGLEGSVVVAKVSEGKANFGYNAKTDEYVDMLKAGIIDPKKVTRVALENAASVSGMILTTECALVEIKEENAGGGMPMGGGMPGMM
- a CDS encoding DedA family protein, with amino-acid sequence MSDFDWMQLLNPEFYITMSIGGVKVGLWIVLFIVFAETGLFAGFFLPGDSLLFLAGIYSRDLVENFAVIPSDIANVTLLSVLVAVAGILGNMMGYWFGERSGYYLYKKEDSFWFKKKYLIQSKDFFERYGGKAIIFARFLPIVRTFAPIVAGIVTMDKKKFMFYNIVSSFLWSFTLIFSGHYLYGMFLEKFDIDLKHHIEKIVIGIILVSTFPVFLKMIKKTPKQE
- a CDS encoding DUF2490 domain-containing protein, giving the protein MKKLGIVLLLLIYSNCLAQKTVEDQRVWFAYTGQYKVSEKWGYHIEAQFRLDNELQQNLQNLFRIGGIYYLSPYKNISGGYALVNTYSASLDKFYRENRFWQQYQFNKKWNENKNTIIHRFRLEQRWVEQLATENTTNYQNRFRYLNRNLFHIANIRSSNEEIYAVVQDEVFLNLGDNKINSKVIDQNRFLIGLGLNYNNNIRLELGYMNQFVTSSSGNDVMNHTVSVSLLQNLDLQKH
- a CDS encoding heavy-metal-associated domain-containing protein; its protein translation is MKNIILGMMLLFVAFSTQAQDNKNKNAKYEFEVNGNCEQCKKRIQKAAFSVAGVKSADWHIDDHMLHVIINEEKCSLLDVKKAVAKVGHDTEDVKATDEVYENLHSCCKYERK
- a CDS encoding TonB-dependent receptor plug domain-containing protein, whose translation is MKNTMLFLTLLVSTVTFSQEDVKKDTLKTVNVQASKKGLKKSISGTANMTLVTSKELLKAACCNLAESFETNPSIDVNFSDALTGTKQIKMLGLTSPYIMITEENIPSVRGASQAYGLSFTPGTWVESIQINKGAGSVVNGYESISGQINTELIKPLKDIPFFLNAYGSTDSRFELNTHFNRKVSDYWATSLFLHGNARVAKNDMNEDGFLDNPLGKQFNIANRWQYSNPNTGWVSFLNLRYMNDEKQTGELDFDADRDRLTTNYWGSEINTERLDFSSKIGYVWKDMLYQSVGFQNAFTSHNQESYFGLNQYNIKQQSYYSNLIFNSIISNTKNKFATGLNFTYDKYAEFVNLSDVSRIDNSVGAFFEYTYDDDDKFSYILGGRMDYHNRLGAFFTPRLHVKYNPWEKAVIRFSAGRGKRAANIFAENQNLFASSRTFSVLDTNGKVYGLDPEIAWNYGLSFTQNFKLFGMNADTTVDFYRTDFQNQAVIDVMNSPQQVLFYNLKGKSYANSLQLDFNLEIIKHLNLRTAYKYYDISTDYLSGTFQRPLQAKHRFFVNLEYETHIVEKGKQWKFDFTTNWLGKQQLPNTASNPEQDRLPEFSPSFAVMNAQITRTFSSTFEMYIGGENIGNYRQDKAILGSDNPFGPNFDTSIVYAPVFGQMYYAGLRFKIK
- a CDS encoding HYC_CC_PP family protein, with translation MIFRKHISILLTALLLVSNLGLAFNVHYCDDEIASITINAAPAVEQTLDECCGIVEEDSECCNDKVIKAEIKSDQIIVKSVSFDADFIPVTHDWKPAIFVSKNNFKQRDNLTYYSDAHTPPLYLLYSQYTFYA
- a CDS encoding MBL fold metallo-hydrolase RNA specificity domain-containing protein → MKIKFLGGAGTVTGSKTLIESNGLRILIDCGQFQGIKPLRELNWEPLPILPNTIDFVLLTHGHLDHCGWLPRLVNQGFEGKIYCTSPTAAVTKLILLDSAKIQEEEANKANEEHFSKHEKAEPLYNIEQTEEVFPLFRVIKPNQKVSLDAEISAVFRNAGHIIGACSIELKLEGETLVFSGDIGRDNDVLMYSPVKPKEADYVFLESTYGNRIHPDEDVKLLLETYINNTYQNGGTVIIPSFAVERAQTIMYLIWKLKEEDRIPNIPYVIDTPMGINVLDVFTDNKNWHKLSENDCVEMCKTFTMNTEYQETIDTIFDKRPKVVIAASGMVTGGRVLSYLEEYIGLPETAIIMVGYQGEGTRGRKLLEGATEIKIHGKYYPVLAKILEIQGLSAHGDQNDLLNWLSELKNKPKKVFLVHGENQPADELRIKIQEKYGFDCAVPLMGQEFEL